The Mus musculus strain C57BL/6J chromosome 2, GRCm38.p6 C57BL/6J genome has a window encoding:
- the Tbr1 gene encoding T-box brain protein 1, with translation MQLEHCLSPSIMLSKKFLNVSSSYPHSGGSELVLHDHPIISTTDNLERSSPLKKITRGMTNQSDTDNFPDSKDSPGDVQRSKLSPVLDGVSELRHSFDGSAADRYLLSQSSQPQSAATAPSAMFPYPSQHGPAHPAFSIGSPSRYMAHHPVITNGAYNSLLSNSSPQGYPTAGYPYPQQYGHSYQGAPFYQFSSTQPGLVPGKAQVYLCNRPLWLKFHRHQTEMIITKQGRRMFPFLSFNISGLDPTAHYNIFVDVILADPNHWRFQGGKWVPCGKADTNVQGNRVYMHPDSPNTGAHWMRQEISFGKLKLTNNKGASNNNGQMVVLQSLHKYQPRLHVVEVNEDGTEDTSQPGRVQTFTFPETQFIAVTAYQNTDITQLKIDHNPFAKGFRDNYDTIYTGCDMDRLTPSPNDSPRSQIVPGARYAMAGSFLQDQFVSNYAKARFHPGAGAGPGPGTDRSVPHTNGLLSPQQAEDPGAPSPQRWFVTPANNRLDFAASAYDTATDFAGNAATLLSYAAAGVKALPLQAAGCTGRPLGYYADPSGWGARSPPQYCGAKSGSVLPCWPNSAAAAARMAGANPYLGEEAEGLAAERSPLAPAAEDAKPKDLSDSSWIETPSSIKSIDSSDSGIYEQAKRRRISPADTPVSESSSPLKSEVLAQRDCEKNCAKDIGGYYGFYSHS, from the exons ATGCAGCTGGAGCATTgcctctctccttctatcatgctCTCCAAGAAATTTCTCAATGTGAGCAGCAGCTACCCACATTCGGGCGGATCTGAGCTTGTCTTGCATGATCATCCCATTATCTCGACCACTGACAACCTGGAGAGAAGTTCACCTTTGAAAAAAATTACCAGGGGGATGACGAATCAGTCAGATACAGACAATTTTCCTGACTCCAAGGACTCACCAGGGGACGTCCAGAGAAGTAAACTCTCTCCTGTCTTGGACGGGGTCTCTGAGCTTCGTCACAGTTTCGATGGCTCTGCTGCAGATCGTTACCTACTCTCTCAGTCCAGCCAGCCACAGTCTGCGGCCACCGCTCCCAGTGCCATGTTCCCGTACCCCAGCCAGCACGGACCGGCGCATCCCGCCTTCTCCATCGGCAGCCCCAGTCGCTACATGGCCCACCACCCGGTCATTACCAACGGAGCTTACAACAGCCTGCTGTCCAACTCTTCGCCGCAGGGCTACCCCACGGCCGGCTACCCCTACCCACAGCAGTACGGCCACTCCTACCAAGGAGCCCCTTTCTACCAGTTCTCCTCCACCCAGCCCGGGTTGGTGCCCGGCAAGGCGCAAGTATACCTGTGCAACAGGCCACTTTGGCTGAAATTTCATCGGCATCAAACGGAGATGATCATCACTAAACAGGGAAG GCGCATGTTTCCCTTTTTGAGTTTTAACATTTCTGGTCTCGATCCCACCGCTCATTACAATATTTTTGTGGATGTGATTTTGGCGGATCCCAATCACTGGAGGTTTCAAGGAGGCAAATGGGTTCCTTGTGGCAAAGCGGACACCAATGTGCAAG GAAACCGGGTCTATATGCATCCGGATTCCCCCAACACTGGGGCTCACTGGATGCGGCAAGAAATctcttttggaaaattaaaacttACCAACAACAAGGGAGCATCAAACAACAATGGGcag ATGGTGGTTTTACAGTCCCTGCACAAGTACCAGCCCCGTCTGCACGTGGTGGAAGTGAATGAGGATGGCACAGAGGACACCAGCCAGCCAGGCCGAGTCCAGACGTTCACTTTTCCGGAGACTCAGTTCATCGCTGTCACCGCCTACCAGAACACGGAT aTTACACAACTAAAAATAGATCATAACCCCTTTGCAAAAGGATTTCGAGATAACTATGACAC GATCTACACGGGCTGCGACATGGACCGCTTGACCCCGTCGCCCAACGACTCTCCGCGCTCGCAGATCGTGCCCGGCGCCCGCTACGCCATGGCCGGCTCTTTCCTGCAAGACCAGTTCGTGAGCAACTACGCCAAGGCCCGCTTCCACCCGGGCGCCGGCGCGGGTCCCGGGCCGGGCACGGACCGCAGCGTGCCGCACACCAACGGGCTGCTGTCCCCGCAGCAGGCCGAGGACCCGGGCGCGCCGTCGCCGCAGCGCTGGTTCGTCACGCCGGCCAACAACCGGCTGGACTTCGCGGCCTCGGCCTACGACACGGCCACGGACTTCGCCGGCAACGCGGCCACGCTGCTGTCGTATGCGGCCGCGGGCGTGAAGGCGCTGCCCTTGCAGGCCGCGGGCTGCACGGGCCGCCCGCTCGGCTACTACGCCGACCCTTCGGGCTGGGGCGCGCGCAGCCCCCCGCAGTACTGCGGCGCCAAGTCGGGCTCCGTGCTCCCCTGCTGGCCCAACAGCGCCGCGGCCGCCGCGCGCATGGCCGGCGCCAACCCCTATCTGGGCGAGGAGGCCGAGGGCCTGGCGGCCGAGCGCTCGCCGCTGGCGCCCGCCGCCGAGGACGCCAAGCCCAAGGACCTGTCCGACTCCAGCTGGATCGAGACGCCCTCCTCCATCAAATCCATCGACTCCAGCGACTCGGGGATTTACGAGCAGGCCAAGCGGAGGCGGATCTCGCCGGCTGACACGCCGGTGTCTGAGAGCTCGTCCCCGCTCAAGAGCGAGGTGCTGGCCCAGCGGGACTGCGAGAAGAACTGCGCCAAGGACATAGGCGGCTACTATGGCTTCTACTCGCACAGCTAG